aaacataaaagaattcAATAGCCTACTCATTTTTCGAAGAACCACTCCtaaggaagttttttttttccctcccggTAGACTAGAATTGCATTAAACATAATTACTCCGAAGAGTACATCTTTGGGGTATTGAACCCCGTAGCATCTGCATGAAACAAATGATAAGTGGATGGTTGTCGATGTTGTTACTAGTTAGCAGAAAGAAGTTGTACAGTGCTATCATTTCAACATCCAAAGAATCCAACTTTAGGCTTTGTTCggtttagattttgagaaattttttttaagataatGAATGaagagatagataaaaaaaatgatagtaataatagagaagaaaatttatttgcgACGGGAGGGAGAGATGGTGAATACCCATTTCATTGATTTTGCCAAACCAATTTTCACTTGATTTGCCTGGTAAAATTTGAGTTGGAATggttatcttttttttctttttaaacataGACAATCTCATGCTcgtataaaataaaaaattattcggaAGCTACAAATGTCCAAATCCCGGAGCTCTCCGTCCCTCCGTTGGGTACGAAGACCTCAACATTCGGGGCATCCGTGTAGGTTGGGTAGATACTCACAAGTACATTAAAAGTTTCACACAGTGGGCAGACGCAAAAAGAGTTGAAGACGACAACGGTAATTTGACCAGCCTCACCGTCCTCTCCTTTGAGCAAACTCATTGAGGGAGCAGAAATACCCACGGAGGGCAGACACATAGGGCGGAAAAGGTTCCACGCATGTACCGAAACTCTCTGAAACCGGAGAGGAACAAGAAACAACAGAAcgtattaaaaatttaaaacagGAAAATAAAGCTCTGGTCACCCGGGAGGCATTTTGTTGGGGTGACACCAGAATGCAACTAAACCCTCCAATCCCCACTCTCACACTCAAACAGCTGAACCAAATCCGCGCCCAAATCCTAACATCAACCAAACCCACAACCCTAAACTCACTCCTACGCTCTCTCGCTCACTCAAAACACCCTCAAAACGCCCTAACCCTCTTCACCCACATGCTCCAAAACCCTTCTTCCCACGACTACTCCACCTTCACGCACGCCCTCAAGGCATGCTCCTCCCTCCGCGCCCTCTGGACGGGCCTCCAAATCCACGCCCGCGCCGTGAAGTCCGGCCACCTCGCCGACATCTTCATTCAGAACTCAATGATTCATTTCTATTTCCGCGAAAGCGAAATCGTTGGTGGTTGCAGAGTGTTCGACGAGATTGTGTGCCCCGATGTTGTTTCGTGGACATCGATCGTTTCGGGGCTTTTTAAGGCTGGGTTTGAGAGGGAAAGCATTGTTAGGTTCTGTGACATGGATGTGGAGCCTAATGCTGCTTCACTTGTTAGTGTTTTATCTGCTTGTTCTAGGTTAAGAGCTGTTACGCTTGGTAAAGCCGTTCATGGGTATTGTTTAAAGAATTTGGTTGAAGATAATATTATCTTGGATAATGCagttttggatttttatttGAAGTGTGGGTCTTTAAGGAGCGCTCGGTACCTGTTTGTTGCGAAAATGTCTGATAGGGATGTAATTTCTTGGACTATAATGGTGAGTGGTTTTGCGAATAGGGGGTTTTGCGATGAGGCGGTTAGTCTTTTTGGGGATATGTTGGATAGAGGACAGGTTGAGCCGAATGAGGCTACGATAGTCAGTGTCTTGTCAGCATGTTCTTCGCTTTCTGCCTTAAGTTGGGGTCGATGGGTGCACACCTATGTCAGCACACGACATGATCTTATGGTGGATGGCAATGTGGGGAATGCTTTGATCAACATGTATAGCAAGGGTGGCGATATGGGTATGGCAGTTAGGGTATTTGACGCGGTTATACGCAAGGATGTAGTGTCGTGGAGTACTGTTATTAGCGGAATGGCCATGAATGGCTTTGGCGTGCATGCTTTGCCCCTGTTCTCGCTCATGTTAGTTCGTGGGGTATGTCCGGACGATGTAACGTTTCTTGGGTTATTATCTGCTTGTAGTCATGGGGGAATGATTGATCAAGGGTTGATGTTGTTCAAAGCCATGACTGATGTATATGGAATTGTGCCGCAAATGCAGCACTATGCTTGTGTTGTCGATATGTACAGTCGAGCAGGGCTGTTGAAGGAAGGGGAGgatttcattcaaaaaatgccCGTGCAAGCAGATGGAACAGTTTGGGGTGCATTGCTTAATGCTTGCAGAGTTCATGGGAATGAGGAGATGTTTGGGCGGATCTCACGTCATATTTCAACTGCTGAAGCTGTGAGCATTGGAACTTATGCTTTGTTGTCCAACACATACGCTAGTTCCAGGAGGTGGGAAGATGCGAGTGAGGTTAGGGATGTGATGAGAAGTATGGGGTTGAAGAAGATGGCTGGATATAGCTGGATTGAGGCTGAGACATCCATCCCAACGTAATGACTTCGACAAGCGCATGACAAATGTGCGTTGTTCTTCTTATTGTTTATGGTAACAAAGCAAATGTGAGTACTGTGAAAATAGGCAATTGATGCGTTGTGTCTACACTCCGATACTGCCTGGTTTTAGTGTTCCCTTTCTGCAACATGCTCTGAGGTTTAGAAAAACTGCTTCATGTTTTTCTCAGGTCATCTATTGTTTGGTATTCGTCGCCAAAACTCGCTTGGTGGCTCACCTCCCAGCTAGAAGAATGAACTCCAGGATAAGGTAAAGAAACATATTCTcttgttctctctcttccttatTCTCTCCTCGGGGTGGGGGAGATGTTCTTATGGCTGATCCTTCACCGATTGCGTATTACAAATTTGTTTAGGACTAACTAATTCAATCGTCAGTACACACTTGTAAGGGCACTAGGATCGCTATCAGATACCCTCCACACCTTTAGATGCAAATTATACAATAGAACTgttaattctatttttttttttaaagtagagTATGTGCAAagattaaaaaactaaaaaaaaaaaatctgaaatgtAAGGAAGAGGGAAATGATTATTCCGATGACTCtcattatccttttttttttttgaaagtagagTAAGCACAAAGactaaaaaactaaaaggaTCTGAAATGTAAGGAAGAGGGAAATGATCATTCGAATGGCTCTCATTTGCATCTTTAGAGCATTTCTGTACTCTGTCTCAATGCTTGCTATCCCAGTGCTTTTCTTTTTAACTCTTCGATACAAACAAACTCCCATTGTAAATCTGTCTGATTAAGACTTGTAGTGTTTGACATGACATGGTCACAGCTTGGCTATGGAACTTGATGATGAAGATGGTTATAAAGTCGCTGTTTGCTTTTACGTGCAACCTTGCCTGGCAATGTGATAATTCAGGTAAGATATTCAACTGTGAAACCTTGTTTTTTGCTGTAACAATGCGTTTTGTATGCAAGAGTCTTCAACAAAATATGTATTTGCACTTTCAGTTGTATGGAGTCACCACCACTGCAAGGCATAAAGCCCTTCTCAGGTTATGATCCTAGCTCGGGATATGACTTCAGAGTTCAGATAGAATCAACTACAGGAATCAAATTAGGTTGCAAATCATGACGATGGAACCACCAGTGAGTTATGTAAAGTTTTAGCAAATGGTTGGGAACTTTGTGGGACTGGTTAACAAACGGGGTATTGCCACAAGACGAGAATGAAGCAAGAAATTCTTTAAGACTAGCTTATAGGTATGTAATCTTTGGTGAACCAACTGGTATTGAAGAAGTCTTTTGGGGGTATTAATGAGGCATTTTGAGAATACAAGGGAAGAGGGAGATTATGAGAGAGGTTCACGGAGGTGATTGCGGGAAGATCAGACTTCAGAGTCAAGGAAGACTGAAAAGCAAAATAATTCATCTTGTTCACCACGGCCCAAAAGCTATGGAGAGGGCTTTCAGGAACTTGGACAAGGCTGATTATCTCTAAGATGACAAATCATGACCACTTTTTAGTGGTTGGGCTTCTTCTCTGTGGTCAGGTGGACATCTAGATCGGTTTCTTGTTAAAGGCTAGTGGGGTTCAAGGGCCTGAGGACATCTAGATCGCGTCAGTATTTCAGTGCTCTTGTACATATTTCAACCTCCACTTAACTAAACATAATCTTAAAGCTGTGAGTATGGAGATTGACACCTTGTGCCTGAACATTTTCACTTTGACTGTGAGTTTTCCAAACATGTGTGAAGGGCTCGactattggttttgattttgattgtgGTAATATGTTAAGTGTTGCGGAATGGGTGACTGGATGGTTTACAATGATCGTATTCACAAATCCATAGTTGCCATGCGGTCCCTTTGGCTCCACAGAAAGGTTTGATGTCTCAAATTCTTGTATTAAACAGAAGAAAACAACCTGCTGAAATCCTTGTTCCTGGATCCCAAGAAGGGGACATGGGTATTAAGGCAAACAGAGGTATAATGAGTGCTGATTCTAGTGAAGGTTTAGTAAAGATTCTCATTGATGGAGCTTGGCATAAGGACACTCTTCGTGCAGCAAGAGCTTGTGTTGCCACCATCCTCTTCTTCCCTTGGGaaaatttttggtttttctcttGCTGGCTGTTGCTGCACGAAGAGTGTCCTTATGCCAAGGACCATCAATAAGAATCTTTATATCCAACTCAGaatcaattgacaatgaatGAAGAGgttccaaatgttattaagtgatcacccattccactccaaAGCAACGTGAGACTTTATTTCCTTAATAAAAGCTTGTTTGGAAGCTGTTCAATGGTGTGTTCGAGTGCAGATTTTTCTAAAGTTGCAATCTTAACGGATAGCCTCCTCTTAGTTCGATCACTGCGGGagaaaattgttttggaaaattggTCATAGTTTGTTATATAAGACATGCTATCGGCTTGTAATAGtttacttttgttttcaaaaaattactcaagTAGATGGAAcgattcttgtaaaaaaaaaaggatggaaCGATGGTCAAGCTTGCTCATAACCTtgccattgtttttttttttgggtagataAACCTTGCCATTGTTGCCAAGCTGTTCAATGAAGTTTATGGTgttctcaaagaaaaaaaacccctcaACTTCGTTGGGCTAATTTTTCCCATGGGTGTGCAAatctggatatatatatatatatatgcttttgCAGCCATGTGATTCACATGGGTTGCACAAATATTATTTCACTAATATTGAACGGTGTTTTCAGACGTATATAGACTCTCTATCCCATTTTGGGTGCGGGTCCAAGGACGGGGCtcttcttcaaaattttcagcTTTAGCATTCCGATTCCATTTCGGGCCTCCTTTAATAACCGAAATAATCTGTATAGTCGTTTATATATTTCAGCCGCGGTTCTATttcatttatatatttttcactATCCATgtgtagccacttggcttaagatccatcaatttttttttctttatttatctttttactCATGCGGTATGTCACTTTTAGACTGTATATATTCGTTtgcctatttttaaaaaaaaattcaatctgattttaaaaaaagatcCATATTATAGAGCtcgttgaaaattttaattttaaaataatcttAAAAACTACTCCTGTATCTCCGAGTCCTGCCTCCTCAAACCCCTCCCAAGTCCCAACCCAACGGATAAACCTCCCTTcccttccctccctccctcaaCCTTCCATCCCAAGCAATGTCCATTCTCGACTCCTCCTGCacctcttctctctccaaaaccctctctctcctctctcccatCCCTAAACCCCCTCCCCCTCgtttctctctccacaaaaCCTCCTCCCACTCccactccctctccctctccgcCGCCCACCGCCAACGAAGCCTTCTCCGCTCCCTCTCCCGCCTCCGCACCGGGGAAATCGAAGACTCCGAAGAGGAGGAATTCGAAGACTCCGACGGCGACGGCGACGGCGACGATGAGGAGATTGACGATGCTTTTGCAATCGACGTGGAAAAGCTCGAAGAAGAAGCCAAGCTTGTCGTCCGAGAGTATTCGGATTCTCTGTCTCGCGAATTGAGAATAGGTGTGAATGAATAGGACCCTCCATGTCAACTATCTGTTTTAAAAAGTTTTATTCTTTGACGTCGTTCTAGGTCTTGGAAGATAGAAAAGGGATGTAAAGAATTGAGTGAAGGCTCGGGTCTATGGTGGTTCGAGTGGAGAGTGGGGGGAGGTTTGAGGGATTTTCTTATTCGaatttagggctgcaaacgattgCCAAGCTGTTCGAGAGCAGTTTGAGGCTTGGCTTGTCGTGGGCTCGGTTTTAAGTTcttttagtaaacgagccgagttcgagTTAGTTGTACCTCGGTTCGAGTAGaaagcttttgtttttttgttatgttttttttgacGTAGTTCTGGCTTTTGGAAGATACAAAAGGAATGTAAGAAATTGAGTGAAGATTCGAGTCTCTGGTGATTTGAGTGTGAGGGAGGTTTGACTGTCTTTCTTACTCAATTTTGGGGCTGCAAACGATTACCGAGCTGTTTGAGAGCAGTTTGAGGCCTGGCTCGTTCTCGTTATGTGCTCGGTATCAagtttgtttagtaaacgagtcgagtttGAATTAGTTGTAGCTCGGTTTGGTAGTAAAATCTTGATTGTTTGTGAAGGTTTGGCTCGTTTATGGAGGCTCTTGTAGTCAACGAACCAAGCTCGAACACCTCGATAATCTACGATCCGAGTTTGAGTTGTAGCTCGGTTCGAGTAGAAAATCTTGGCTTGTTTGTAAAGGTTATGTTCGTTTATAGAGGCTCGTGTAGTCAATGAACCAAGCCCGAACACCTTGATAATATACAAGCGGAGTTCGAGTTTTGTAGCTCGGTTTGATTATAAAATCTTGGCTTGTTTGTAAAGGTTCGTCTCGTTTATATAGGCTTGTGTAGCTAACATACCAAGCTCAAACACCTCGATAATCTACGATCCGAGTTTGAGTTAGTTGTTGCTTGGTTTGTTTGTAAAGTTGGGGCTCGTTTACAGAGGCTTGTGTAACGGACCAAGCTCAAACACCTCGACAATATACGAGCCGAGCTCGGGCCCAATTAtttgaacgagccgagctcgagcccaATTAtttgaacgagccgagctcgagcccaATTATTTGAACTTGCCTAGTAATGACTGTATATGCTTTCTTGCATGTGTAGTTTTGTGAAACTACATATTATGATGGGGTAATGTATTTGAGGTTTGGATGATATTAATTAGCGGATGAATTTCACAAGAAGGAGTTAAGTGTACATTTTAGATAAAATATAGGATGTCTAGTTATATATGGCTTGTGAAAATTTAGTGGAAGATGGATTAGAGGTAGAAGGGATGTACATTGTGCGAATTATTATATCTAAAATTACTCTTA
The sequence above is a segment of the Rhododendron vialii isolate Sample 1 chromosome 13a, ASM3025357v1 genome. Coding sequences within it:
- the LOC131314596 gene encoding putative pentatricopeptide repeat-containing protein At3g05240, with product MQLNPPIPTLTLKQLNQIRAQILTSTKPTTLNSLLRSLAHSKHPQNALTLFTHMLQNPSSHDYSTFTHALKACSSLRALWTGLQIHARAVKSGHLADIFIQNSMIHFYFRESEIVGGCRVFDEIVCPDVVSWTSIVSGLFKAGFERESIVRFCDMDVEPNAASLVSVLSACSRLRAVTLGKAVHGYCLKNLVEDNIILDNAVLDFYLKCGSLRSARYLFVAKMSDRDVISWTIMVSGFANRGFCDEAVSLFGDMLDRGQVEPNEATIVSVLSACSSLSALSWGRWVHTYVSTRHDLMVDGNVGNALINMYSKGGDMGMAVRVFDAVIRKDVVSWSTVISGMAMNGFGVHALPLFSLMLVRGVCPDDVTFLGLLSACSHGGMIDQGLMLFKAMTDVYGIVPQMQHYACVVDMYSRAGLLKEGEDFIQKMPVQADGTVWGALLNACRVHGNEEMFGRISRHISTAEAVSIGTYALLSNTYASSRRWEDASEVRDVMRSMGLKKMAGYSWIEAETSIPT